In the genome of Paramormyrops kingsleyae isolate MSU_618 chromosome 5, PKINGS_0.4, whole genome shotgun sequence, the window CTATTGACGACTGTCTTTTGAAAATGGTGCGTCTCAAGATCTGGGATATTTTAGACTGTAAGATAACATTCCTGGCACAGTAAGTACTGGCCACGGTTTACggtgaacaccccccccccgctctgaCACAGTCGTCTGAGCATAATGATATGACCCttggcaaagtcagtcagatcTTAATCACTGCTAATTCCTTCTGCATTCAATATGTCACCTTATTCCCTTTATGATGGTGGTCATGTTCTGGCTCATCGGCGTATATTATGCAttagtgtgtatgtgtatatataccaAGGACAACTATTTCAATGAAGGGAGGTTAGTTTTATATTGAAGAAATTCCTTGTACCTTGGTGGAGTTCAGACTGAGGAATGACTCATTCTGTTTGTCTTTTTATTGTAGATTTCAGCTAATGGTCTGGAGTCTTTAAATGGGATCGCATCAGGTATGAGCTCTGTCTGAAAACTGTCTGTTCAATCTAATGAAAGGGACAAAGTAGTCGTTTTCTCATCTTCCTCCCCATGCCTCTTTAGAGGACAGTGCCCAGTGCATTCCCGCCCCCCTGGCCACTCCCATCCCCGTGAGCGACGAGCCATCGTCGCTGCCGGTAGCCCCCGTGTCCCCCGAGGACCCGCCCGAGAGCCCGGGGCAGGTGTCCTTCTCGGTGCCTGTGTCGGAGCACCTGGGCGAATGCGAGGTGATTGGTGACGAGCTGGACGGCCTGCTGGACTGCATCCCTAAGGGGGCGGAGGTCAGTGTACGCTCACTGTAAGTGTCCTTACAGGCTAAGGAGGACGCAGGACTTCAAATCCCATGGGGCACAGTCTGCATTTATTGCCCTGTTAGATCAGTCATTGTGGTAAATATCAGGCCAGCTTGCACAGCTTAATGGCATCAGATTAAAGCCTCTTTTGAAGTTGAGACCTTTACAGATGGATTTAGCCGGAGCTGGTGGAGTGTGAATGTGTTCTCCTGTTAACAGAGCTGACTTTATCAAACCGTGTGCAATATGTTATAGGAAgtcatgtatttttaattgtatttttgtcAACATGTTGTTGCACCTCTTATACATGTACCTTGCGTTTCTCCCTCACACGTTAACTCTGTTCTCTACACTTTGACCTTTGACACTGGCTGACTGGTATTTTTCCGTATGGTGGCATCTGGTTTGTTACGTCTACAAAGTTTTCTTTAATCGTGCTGGCATGCGTCCTTGGCTGTAGCGGCCGTGCAGACCTTATCTTTGCCGAGGGCCCCAGACGGGACTGAAACACTGAGACAGACCCTTGTAGTTCTCCTAGATCCCAGCATGCACTTCTTCATTGTCACATGTTTCATTCCTCTGCTGTTTTTATCTATCATGAAGTAAATCACTAAGGAACTAAGTAATTTCCAGCAAAATCCAGCCTTGTTACACATCTACACCCCCTCCCTCTAataacagcccccccctccctttcagAGCTCCGTCCAGGGTGCCATTCCCACCAACCTCCCCAATACAGTGGTGGGTCTCCGGCCCACCTACCCTGCCAGCCTACCGGCCCCCTCTCCGCAGCTGCCCCCCGCCTTCTTCACCTCGGCCGTGAACACGCTCAACGCGCTGGACTCCTTCTCCAGCCTGGGCTCAGGCGACACCCCCGTTCAGGTGCTCGACACCCTGGACTCCTTCACCCCAGGCCTGAGCGCCTTGGGGACGGGGGCCGCAGAGGCGGGGGGGCTGGACTCCCTGTCAGAGTTCACTCTGCCTGGTGGGTGAGGCCACATGCTCATTTATTTTAGGAGAAAAACATGATTCCATTTTTGTCCTTGTTAAGGGTCATCCTGATGTCTTCTGTGTCTCCAGGAGGTAGAATCTCTCACGGTTTCATCCCAGGACTTGGCAACAACAGCTCCACTCACTCCGTAAGCATGTGCACACACCCTGCTGCCAGGATGACCCCCCCCGACACGGACACTATCCTGTTAGGGCCACACCCTTATGAGACTTTCGTTTTTCGGTCAGGGAGATTGAGCTTCTTGGCTGGGGTGTGTCCTGACATTCCCACTCCTGGTTGTTTTTCCTGCAATCAGCTGCCTTCGCATGTAATTTGGCAATAAGACAGCGACGTGTCTTAAATACCAAAGGTCGTTGTCATACAAAACTTCCTGCACTTGAAATTTCCTTGGTCGGTGCTTGGGGCTCTGCTATCTTCAGATCAGTGTGTCTCACATGACAGGTCTTTATCTTTctcacctctccccccccccccactcctagAATGGCCCAGTGACCACGAATCTCTCTCTGCTGTCCCGTAACCCCTTGGCTGCCACCCATGAGTTCAGGCAGGCCTGTCACGCCTGCTACAGCCGCATAGGTACGTTAGAGCTCCACAGCGCCCTCTAACCTGTTGGCGTGGAACTGTGTTCTAAACACCGCAGGAAGCTACCATGTCTTGGCGGTAAATGCTAACAATGATGACCCTGCCGACCCAAGTTGAATTTACTGCCTCCTGTGCTGGTCCCGCTGCAGGTCCGCGGGTCATGGACTACCAGTACCAGCCAGAAGTGGCTCACCGCTGCAAGCGGGACATTCTGTTATGCCGCATTAAGGGGCCGGATGACCCCACGTGGAAGAGGATCAGGCCACGTCCCACCAGAAACAACTTCCTGGGAGCTTTCGTGCTTTGCAAAGGTACCGCCCTCCTTTCTGGTAAACGCCGGATCACCGGCCGCGTGCCACTCAGACCCCCAGCTCATAGGCTGCATCAGAGACACGCCGTTTACGCTTCATCACATTggctgatgcttttatccaaagcagctgTCTTTGCCAGTCTATGTTGGGCATTTTTACTGGGACAGTTCATGTTAAGACCGAAGCTCAAGGCCACTACTGGGAattctctaaggctgagcccacaAATTTTCAGGCTAAGTTAATATCGCCTCTGCTCTGACCCCTATTGTTTTAAAGGTTAACATTTCCATAAGTGACACCACTCTTTGACGACTTTAATCCCTCTGGAACCGGTCGTTTCGGGTAAAACACAAGGTAGCGAGGTACCAGctgctgacccccccctcccccccccccatctcactcTCATACAGATCCTGTTTAGCTAATACTCCGTAAATAACCTTTTTGAATAAAGTTTCACAAATTGTTAGTTATTTTAAGGGAGTAGCAGTGGCCTCGCCATGCTTCTCTGCTGCCGTTTTACCCTGTCTGCTCCCTGCGGGACTCCTCTCCATTCATCAGAGGTGCAGGAGCACCAGGAGTGCAAGTACGGGGAGAACTGCACCTTCGCCTACTGCCAGGAGGAGATCGACGTGTGGACGCAGGAGCGGAAGGGCGCCCTGAGCCGGGAGCTGCTGTTCGACCCGCTGGGCAGCACCGAGAGGCGGGCACTGAGCGTCACGCGGCTGCTGCAGCAGCACATGGGCATGTTTATGTTCCTCTGTGAGGTACAGGCACACTCACGTCTGGGTTTTGCAGTGTGCATGTGGAGAATGTTCTAGAGACTCAAGATATCCCTAGTGGAGGACAAAGGATTTACCTGCTTATTCACCATCTATTACCAGCCCATGGGCGAGATTCAGCCTGCAAAATGGGTTTTATACGGCCTgtgacatattttttttttttaattcgaCCCACAGatcaatcttttgttttccacagagaattaaaaaaaacgaCGTAAATGTTATTCTGCTAATCGGTGCTGCCAAGCTCTGAGTTTCACTGCTAGCGAAACTTCGACATCGGTGCATCACTGGAATCAAAATCTTTGTTGCCACATGACCAAGGCCAGTGAAAACTGATGTAGACACAGCCCTGCTACAGCTGGAGACAACGTGACACTAGACAGTTAGCAATGAACACAGACAGGGAATAAATGCAAGATAGAAAATGCACACAGGTCAGTGGGTACCTGTCAAAAGTAAATGTTTGTCTTGCCATAAAGTAAAAGCTACGGCAAAATTAGATGGATCAAATGTACTTTTGTTTTCAAAGTGTCGTGGTGTGataattgtaaaaaatcatCAAAGTGAAGGACCCATCTTGACCAAAAGTTCCCACAACCATAAGTGCCGTTTAAGCTGAATGTTTCCCGCTTGCACCCCCTGCAGGAGTGTTTTGACAGTAAGCCCCGGATCATTAGCAAGCGCAGCAAGGAAAACCTGGCTGTCTGCTCCAACCTCACGGCCCGGCATCCCTTTGATGACAACAAGTGAGGCTCCTCCCCTTCAGCCGGCCACGCCCCTCAACAGCCGTCAGTCCGCAAACTCTACGAAAGTAACCCTGTTATTGCAAATAGAGCCatagtcattaaaaaaaaaaaaaaaaaactgttgggACCAGATCATTTACACCAGGTATCACATAAGAGATGGCAAACTCTCACACATAGTTTTACTCCCCTGGGTGCCCCATATGTCAAAGCTCTTTCTCACTTAAGCACCATTTTTAAGCATTGTTGCTCTTTTAATTCCATTAGACGTATTCCATTAAATGTATCTTCCTGTCAGTGTTTTGGTTTGTAGTAGTTCTAGATTTTACAGCTTGTAAGTAGTCTACGTTTTACCGTCTGTGTCTTTACGTTCTCTGATTATTTGTTTTTCCAGTAATTATATACTACGGTTCGCTTTAGCTGCTTGTCTGGCATGAGAACTCAAACAGTTGTGAATCAGCCTGCCACACTTTCACCTTAATAGTGGTGACATTCTTCATTTAGCTGATGCTATTATGCAGAATAGCCTATGATTTGGTTGCATACCAGGGTTTTGAATGAGATACACGGGATGGCTAGTCTGCATTAGCTTGTCGTTAACCGAGCGGCGCCGTCTGGTCCGTAATGGTGCCCCGTCCCCCGCAGGTGCCTGGTGCACGTGGTACGTTCAGCTCACGTGCGCTACTGCAAGGTGCGGCCGCTGCACCCGCTCTGCCAGTTCGACGTGTGCCGCCACGAGGTGCGCTACGGCTGCCAGCGCGAGGACAGCTGCTCCTTCGCCCACTCCGTCATCGAGCTCAAGTGCTGGGTGCTGCAGCAGGACACTGGTGAGAGCGCGGGGTCACGGGCGTGCGCAGAGGTCACACGCAACGCTGACCTCACTAAATCGCTTCTCCCGCTCCCTTCTAGTTCAGCTACGATGCTGATCTGGCTCATTCATGTTTCCTTCATCTTTTTAATTCACTATTTGAGCACTAATCTAGTAGTGATTTATTGCTGTTTCATTGCCTGGATTCCTCAGTTGGATGTAACTATCCTGTCGACCGTATAGGACCCCGTGACGATAAAGTGTATTTTATTAGACTTTTGCATATCGTGCCGTTAGACGGCGAGTCTTCTCTGAAGCTACATTGCATGGTGTTTTGAGTAACGTCGTCATGAAGGGTTTTAGAATTTTTCATCACAAATACTTTTGATGAATTGCTTTTAGTATTAagcttgaaatatattttttgtgcatttttattttcatttttactggGCATCATTACCCATTTTGTTATCAATCTATTTATTTTGTATCTCTCTTGGTGCTATGGTGTGTATCCAATTCTATCTGCTTCCTATCTCTGCATGAGTATTGACAACCTAGTTGTTGTCATGAGAGCGACATAGACATTGACATGGCATCAAGCCACCTTACCTTAAACTACCCACCTTACTTGAAAGTGATCTCTTTCAGTTTCTGTTATGCTAGTGCACACATTTACGTGCACGTGCACGTATGCAGACTACTGCATCGCTTGACTGTGTTGGCTGTGATAGCAGAGGCTCGCTGTCTCATGCGCGAGGGAGGCCATCGGCCATTGCTGACATGCACCGCCTCCCTGTCTGTGCAGGAATCACCCATGAAGAGATGGTACAGGAGTCCAAGAGGCACTGGCACAGGCTGGAGCGGAACGCACAGCGCCAGAAGGTCAGCGGGGTTGGCCCTCGGCAAAGAGCAAACAGCTTCGTTAGCATCTTGGGTGTGAAGCTGTGAAATGCATGCTTGCACACAACCTGTCTGATAGATAGCAGGCGTAGGGTCTGCTACACTGTCTTTGAAGTGGTGAAATGGCACTAATTTGCGCTAGTTCCCCGTTTCGCCCTGTTTTCACTTTAGACGTGAATCTGCTTGGCAGATGTCTGCATGCCGGCCACAGCTGGACGCTGTTCTAAAACCATCTGGTTGAAGTTCAAGAAGTTCAATCGCTTGGATGGCCGGGCAGTTCTTTAACCGAGCTGTGACCTTTTCTGTCTCTGTTGGGATACCAGCCTGTGCACAACCCACACCCCAGCAGCGGAGGAGGTAGAGGCGATGGTATCagtggtggaggaggaggtggtggaGGTGGAGTTGGCGGGGGGAAAGGTAGAGGGCTAAACCTGAAGATGAAGTTTGTGTGCGGGCAGTGCTGGAGAGACGGCCAGGTCAACGAACCGGACAAGGCGCTGAAGTACTGTACGGCCAAGGCCCGTCACAGGTGAGGAGAGCGTCCAGGAGGGGGTGCTGTGGTCGGGTCTTGGCGTTCTTTTTCCGACCTCCGCTTTCCTCCGTTCCTTATCTTCTTCGTCTGTGCCCAGTTGGACGAAGGAGCGCCGGGTACTGCTGGTCAAGTCATTCGACAAGAAGAAGTGGGTGGTGGTTCGACCGCTGCCATTTTCACGCACCTACCCTCAGCAGTACGACGTGAGTGTGCCtcgtgtcgggggggggggggtgcagggacCCTCATCAGAACATGAGCTTTTTTTTCAGCCCAGGATTCATTGGCGGTTACATTTAGATGCTGGTAGCCGTATGATTTAATGAGATGCTTGTTGaggtgtgtgtttttcccccccccccccccccccccccttctccttATACACTGTGAGGGGAATGGAACTTAATCACTTTACCTCCACGATTTCTGTTGGGGGTGCAGGAGTAAGACCAAGAAGCCGTAAACCAAATAACAAACTCTAGTAAGGACTTGGTTCTCCCGgaagcctctctgctgtgcAACCTGATGTCGCTGCTTCTCGCTCTGTTTCCCAAGGAGCCGCGTCGCCGGATTCGGAGTAATCTGACCTGCCGCGTGTGATGGCCTGCGCCTCATGCCTCCGCCTCGTGCCTCCGCCGGCTCTCTTGTTAATCCTTTCTCGCCCCGAGCCCCTAGGCTACGGGCGTGACTGCACTGTGACGGCCCGCTGACAAATTAGCCTGTGAGGGAGCGGCTTAGCTGCGACTGCGTGCAGTTGGCTGCCGCGGCGAGTGTAAGTGCGCGTGGGTCATtctgtccccctcccccgtcaGATGTGCGTCCACGTCATGAAGCA includes:
- the zc3h7bb gene encoding zinc finger CCCH domain-containing protein 7B isoform X1; translation: MDLERQKRREEIQKALGFIQSSLPYPEPEGYEAFLTQLVCNLLDEGNTVFREGDWRQATVQYSEGVNVARYAQAEALLIPAALLESLYVNRAAAYYSLGEYEHAMQDCNSTLAVSEGSRKALYRKALCLRELGRLREAYESSMGCLLTAPHDRQVNELAQDLASKLGLKVRKAYISPQAESSVAGVDTNGNLDATAGEISANGLESLNGIASEDSAQCIPAPLATPIPVSDEPSSLPVAPVSPEDPPESPGQVSFSVPVSEHLGECEVIGDELDGLLDCIPKGAESSVQGAIPTNLPNTVVGLRPTYPASLPAPSPQLPPAFFTSAVNTLNALDSFSSLGSGDTPVQVLDTLDSFTPGLSALGTGAAEAGGLDSLSEFTLPGGRISHGFIPGLGNNSSTHSNGPVTTNLSLLSRNPLAATHEFRQACHACYSRIGPRVMDYQYQPEVAHRCKRDILLCRIKGPDDPTWKRIRPRPTRNNFLGAFVLCKEVQEHQECKYGENCTFAYCQEEIDVWTQERKGALSRELLFDPLGSTERRALSVTRLLQQHMGMFMFLCEECFDSKPRIISKRSKENLAVCSNLTARHPFDDNKCLVHVVRSAHVRYCKVRPLHPLCQFDVCRHEVRYGCQREDSCSFAHSVIELKCWVLQQDTGITHEEMVQESKRHWHRLERNAQRQKPVHNPHPSSGGGRGDGISGGGGGGGGGVGGGKGRGLNLKMKFVCGQCWRDGQVNEPDKALKYCTAKARHSWTKERRVLLVKSFDKKKWVVVRPLPFSRTYPQQYDMCVHVMKQKKCHYIGNCSFAHSLEERDVWTYMKNNSLRDMQQMYDMWLALTNQNRRPDGTVLTPPPEEKQISMPTDYAEPMSGFHCRLCGKHSNSERQWQQHISSEKHKDRVFSCEAEAEAEGGAEDEDEGLAWSHRFPGPHFLLCPRLDGACPDGVSCDYAHSEEELAEWRERRDFLRRKLSKARDDMLIAPGDCDFGKYNFLLQD
- the zc3h7bb gene encoding zinc finger CCCH domain-containing protein 7B isoform X2, with amino-acid sequence MDLERQKRREEIQKALGFIQSSLPYPEPEGYEAFLTQLVCNLLDEGNTVFREGDWRQATVQYSEGVNVARYAQAEALLIPAALLESLYVNRAAAYYSLGEYEHAMQDCNSTLAVSEGSRKALYRKALCLRELGRLREAYESSMGCLLTAPHDRQVNELAQDLASKLGLKVRKAYISPQAESSVAGVDTNGNLDATAGEISANGLESLNGIASEDSAQCIPAPLATPIPVSDEPSSLPVAPVSPEDPPESPGQVSFSVPVSEHLGECEVIGDELDGLLDCIPKGAESSVQGAIPTNLPNTVVGLRPTYPASLPAPSPQLPPAFFTSAVNTLNALDSFSSLGSGDTPVQVLDTLDSFTPGLSALGTGAAEAGGLDSLSEFTLPGGRISHGFIPGLGNNSSTHSNGPVTTNLSLLSRNPLAATHEFRQACHACYSRIGPRVMDYQYQPEVAHRCKRDILLCRIKGPDDPTWKRIRPRPTRNNFLGAFVLCKEVQEHQECKYGENCTFAYCQEEIDVWTQERKGALSRELLFDPLGSTERRALSVTRLLQQHMGMFMFLCEECFDSKPRIISKRSKENLAVCSNLTARHPFDDNKCLVHVVRSAHVRYCKVRPLHPLCQFDVCRHEVRYGCQREDSCSFAHSVIELKCWVLQQDTGITHEEMVQESKRHWHRLERNAQRQKPVHNPHPSSGGGRGDGISGGGGGGGGGVGGGKGRGLNLKMKFVCGQCWRDGQVNEPDKALKYCTAKARHSWTKERRVLLVKSFDKKKWVVVRPLPFSRTYPQQYDMCVHVMKQKKCHYIGNCSFAHSLEERDVWTYMKNNSLRDMQQMYDMWLALTNQNRRPDGTVLTPPPEEKQISMPTDYAEPMVSG